One Poecilia reticulata strain Guanapo linkage group LG19, Guppy_female_1.0+MT, whole genome shotgun sequence genomic window carries:
- the rnf157 gene encoding RING finger protein 157 isoform X2 has product MGALTSRQNIGVEEVDIPSNSVYRYPPKSGSYFANHFIMGGEKFDSTHPEGYLFGENTDLNFLGSRPVAFPYAAPPPQEPVKTLRSLINIRKDTLRLVRCSEDLKLPGDEAAGKNRACYNVEFTFDADTQVAITIYYQAIEEFHNGVPVYLPQDSSLQSETVHFKRGVCQQFCLPSHTVNLSEWADEELLFDMDKEIFPMVVQAVVDEGEDHLGHSHILLATFEKHMDGSYCVKPLKQKQVVDGVSYLLQEIYGIENKYNSQESKVADDEISDNSAECVVCLSDVRDTLILPCRHLCLCNACADTLRYQANCCPICRLPFRALLQIRAMRKKLSPLSPTSFNPVITSQTSDSEEHSASEHIPPGYEAVSLLEALNGPLSTSSVVPPPLHSGPSQVTGVLPPYSSEPHPAPTRSLSPLDQSNSSQGLKLKKSGSKSLSQNSSVLPEEEDEKSCSESDACRPKLAVDQQECGVTPDSENLTLSSSGAIDQSPCTGTPLSSTITSPEDPVSSSLAQSVMSMASSHSQHSHISADTMSSMSGSYLAGAEAEPAGADEVGEVDGEEDRDAPMESRAAPHQDGEFSRESKGHNYSMAVEEQDSEGNDVTEEDCSSPSNGKGGRSRCPELANNNQGVAHCDTPSLGLDNEQAPDSRFADFMYLGGFRPALDPLSHHISTSNINLAEQGAENRDGQSPRHPRRGPLIV; this is encoded by the exons GGAGTTACTTCGCCAACCACTTCATCATGGGAGGGGAGAAGTTTGACTCCACCCATCCAGAGGGGTACCTGTTCGGGGAAAACACAGATCTTAACTTCCTGGGGAGCAGACCAGTAGCA TTCCCRtatgcagctcctccacctcaGGAACCAGTAAAGACGCTACGAAGCCTTATAAACATTCGGAAGGATACGCTGCGGCTCGTGAG GTGTAGTGAGGACCTGAAGCTGCCAGGCGACGAGGCGGCGGGAAAGAACAGGGCGTGCTACAACGTAGAGTTCACCTTCGACGCCGACACACAGGTTGCCATCACCATTTACTACCAGGCCATAGAGGAGTTTCACAACGGAGTGCCAGT TTACCTGCCACAGGACAGCTCGCTGCAGTCGGAAACGGTGCATTTTAAGAGGGGAGTTTGCCAACAGTTCTGTCTGCCCTCACATACCGTCAACCTCAGCGAATGGGCGGACGAGGAG CTGCTGTTTGATATGGACAAGGAGATCTTCCCTATGGTCGTCCAGGCTGTCGTAGACGAGGGAGAAG ATCATTTGGGCCACTCTCACATCCTGCTGGCTACGTTTGAAAAG CATATGGATGGGAGTTACTGTGTAAAACCTCTGAAGCAGAAGCAAGTG GTGGACGGAGTTAGCTACCTGCTGCAGGAGATCTATGGGATCGAGAACAAATACAACAGTCAGGAATCAAAG GTGGCCGACGACGAGATCAGCGACAACAGCGCCGAGTGYGTAGTGTGCTTGTCTGATGTGCGAGACACCCTCATCCTCCCGTGCAGGCACCTGTGTCTCTGCAACGCCTGCGCAGACACGCTGCGYTACCAAGCAAACTGCTGCCCTATCTGCAGGCTGC CCTTTAGAGCTCTGCTGCAAATTCGAGCAATGAGGAAGAAGCTCAGTCCTCTGTCGCCCACCAGCTTTAACCCCGTCATCACCTCCCAGACGTCGGACTCGGAGGAACATTCG GCGTCCGAGCATATCCCGCCTGGCTATGAGGCCGTTTCTCTCCTGGAGGCGCTGAACGGCCCTCTGAGCACGTCCTCGGtggttcctcctcctctccattcGGGTCCCAGCCAAGTAACCGGGGTGCTGCCRCCGTACAGCAGCGAGCCCCACCCWGCGCCGACCCGATCCCTCTCGCCTCTCGACCAGTCCAACTCCAGTCAGGGATTAAAGCTAAAAAAGAGTGGCTCAAA atCACTTTCCCAGAATTCCTCTGTGCTTCCGGAAGAGGAGGACGAGAAATCTTGCAGTGAATCGGATGCGTGTCGTCCCAAACTGGCTGTGGACCAGCAGgag TGCGGCGTGACTCCAGACAGCGAGAACCTGACCCTCTCCTCGTCAGGAGCCATCGATCAGTCGCCCTGCACCGGCACCCCTCTGTCCTCCACCATCACCTCCCCTGAAG ACCCGGTGAGCAGCAGCCTGGCCCAGTCAGTAATGTCCATGGCCTCGTCCCACTCGCAGCACTCTCACATCAGTGCTGACACCATGTCCTCCATGTCAGGGTCCTACCTGGCCGGGGCCGAAGCGGAGCCTGCGGGGGCCGACGAGGTGGGCGAGGTGGACGGCGAGGAGGACCGAGACGCTCCCATGGAGAGCCGAGCTGCACCGCACCAGGACGGG GAGTTTTCTAGGGAGTCGAAGGGACACAATTACTCTATGGCTGTAGAGGAGCAGGATTCAGAG ggAAATGACGTAACAGAAGAGGATTGCTCCTCTCCATCAAATGGGAAAG GTGGGCGGAGCAGGTGTCCAGAGTTGGCCAATAACAATCAGGGCGTCGCCCACTGTGACACGCCCTCTTTGGGGTTGGATAATGAGCAGGCTCCCGACAGCCGATTCGCCG ACTTCATGTATCTCGGGGGCTTCAGGCCTGCTCTCGATCCGCTCTCCCACCACATCTCCACCAGCAACATTAACCTGGCGGAGCAGGGGGCGGAGAACAGGGACGGCCAGAGTCCCAGACATCCCCGCCGCGGACCGCTCATCGTGTAA
- the rnf157 gene encoding RING finger protein 157 isoform X4: MGALTSRQNIGVEEVDIPSNSVYRYPPKSGSYFANHFIMGGEKFDSTHPEGYLFGENTDLNFLGSRPVAFPYAAPPPQEPVKTLRSLINIRKDTLRLVRCSEDLKLPGDEAAGKNRACYNVEFTFDADTQVAITIYYQAIEEFHNGVPVYLPQDSSLQSETVHFKRGVCQQFCLPSHTVNLSEWADEELLFDMDKEIFPMVVQAVVDEGEDHLGHSHILLATFEKHMDGSYCVKPLKQKQVVDGVSYLLQEIYGIENKYNSQESKVADDEISDNSAECVVCLSDVRDTLILPCRHLCLCNACADTLRYQANCCPICRLPFRALLQIRAMRKKLSPLSPTSFNPVITSQTSDSEEHSQASEHIPPGYEAVSLLEALNGPLSTSSVVPPPLHSGPSQVTGVLPPYSSEPHPAPTRSLSPLDQSNSSQGLKLKKSGSKSLSQNSSVLPEEEDEKSCSESDACRPKLAVDQQECGVTPDSENLTLSSSGAIDQSPCTGTPLSSTITSPEDPVSSSLAQSVMSMASSHSQHSHISADTMSSMSGSYLAGAEAEPAGADEVGEVDGEEDRDAPMESRAAPHQDGEFSRESKGHNYSMAVEEQDSEGNDVTEEDCSSPSNGKDFMYLGGFRPALDPLSHHISTSNINLAEQGAENRDGQSPRHPRRGPLIV, encoded by the exons GGAGTTACTTCGCCAACCACTTCATCATGGGAGGGGAGAAGTTTGACTCCACCCATCCAGAGGGGTACCTGTTCGGGGAAAACACAGATCTTAACTTCCTGGGGAGCAGACCAGTAGCA TTCCCRtatgcagctcctccacctcaGGAACCAGTAAAGACGCTACGAAGCCTTATAAACATTCGGAAGGATACGCTGCGGCTCGTGAG GTGTAGTGAGGACCTGAAGCTGCCAGGCGACGAGGCGGCGGGAAAGAACAGGGCGTGCTACAACGTAGAGTTCACCTTCGACGCCGACACACAGGTTGCCATCACCATTTACTACCAGGCCATAGAGGAGTTTCACAACGGAGTGCCAGT TTACCTGCCACAGGACAGCTCGCTGCAGTCGGAAACGGTGCATTTTAAGAGGGGAGTTTGCCAACAGTTCTGTCTGCCCTCACATACCGTCAACCTCAGCGAATGGGCGGACGAGGAG CTGCTGTTTGATATGGACAAGGAGATCTTCCCTATGGTCGTCCAGGCTGTCGTAGACGAGGGAGAAG ATCATTTGGGCCACTCTCACATCCTGCTGGCTACGTTTGAAAAG CATATGGATGGGAGTTACTGTGTAAAACCTCTGAAGCAGAAGCAAGTG GTGGACGGAGTTAGCTACCTGCTGCAGGAGATCTATGGGATCGAGAACAAATACAACAGTCAGGAATCAAAG GTGGCCGACGACGAGATCAGCGACAACAGCGCCGAGTGYGTAGTGTGCTTGTCTGATGTGCGAGACACCCTCATCCTCCCGTGCAGGCACCTGTGTCTCTGCAACGCCTGCGCAGACACGCTGCGYTACCAAGCAAACTGCTGCCCTATCTGCAGGCTGC CCTTTAGAGCTCTGCTGCAAATTCGAGCAATGAGGAAGAAGCTCAGTCCTCTGTCGCCCACCAGCTTTAACCCCGTCATCACCTCCCAGACGTCGGACTCGGAGGAACATTCG CAGGCGTCCGAGCATATCCCGCCTGGCTATGAGGCCGTTTCTCTCCTGGAGGCGCTGAACGGCCCTCTGAGCACGTCCTCGGtggttcctcctcctctccattcGGGTCCCAGCCAAGTAACCGGGGTGCTGCCRCCGTACAGCAGCGAGCCCCACCCWGCGCCGACCCGATCCCTCTCGCCTCTCGACCAGTCCAACTCCAGTCAGGGATTAAAGCTAAAAAAGAGTGGCTCAAA atCACTTTCCCAGAATTCCTCTGTGCTTCCGGAAGAGGAGGACGAGAAATCTTGCAGTGAATCGGATGCGTGTCGTCCCAAACTGGCTGTGGACCAGCAGgag TGCGGCGTGACTCCAGACAGCGAGAACCTGACCCTCTCCTCGTCAGGAGCCATCGATCAGTCGCCCTGCACCGGCACCCCTCTGTCCTCCACCATCACCTCCCCTGAAG ACCCGGTGAGCAGCAGCCTGGCCCAGTCAGTAATGTCCATGGCCTCGTCCCACTCGCAGCACTCTCACATCAGTGCTGACACCATGTCCTCCATGTCAGGGTCCTACCTGGCCGGGGCCGAAGCGGAGCCTGCGGGGGCCGACGAGGTGGGCGAGGTGGACGGCGAGGAGGACCGAGACGCTCCCATGGAGAGCCGAGCTGCACCGCACCAGGACGGG GAGTTTTCTAGGGAGTCGAAGGGACACAATTACTCTATGGCTGTAGAGGAGCAGGATTCAGAG ggAAATGACGTAACAGAAGAGGATTGCTCCTCTCCATCAAATGGGAAAG ACTTCATGTATCTCGGGGGCTTCAGGCCTGCTCTCGATCCGCTCTCCCACCACATCTCCACCAGCAACATTAACCTGGCGGAGCAGGGGGCGGAGAACAGGGACGGCCAGAGTCCCAGACATCCCCGCCGCGGACCGCTCATCGTGTAA
- the rnf157 gene encoding RING finger protein 157 isoform X5: protein MGALTSRQNIGVEEVDIPSNSVYRYPPKSGSYFANHFIMGGEKFDSTHPEGYLFGENTDLNFLGSRPVAFPYAAPPPQEPVKTLRSLINIRKDTLRLVRCSEDLKLPGDEAAGKNRACYNVEFTFDADTQVAITIYYQAIEEFHNGVPVYLPQDSSLQSETVHFKRGVCQQFCLPSHTVNLSEWADEELLFDMDKEIFPMVVQAVVDEGEDHLGHSHILLATFEKHMDGSYCVKPLKQKQVVDGVSYLLQEIYGIENKYNSQESKVADDEISDNSAECVVCLSDVRDTLILPCRHLCLCNACADTLRYQANCCPICRLPFRALLQIRAMRKKLSPLSPTSFNPVITSQTSDSEEHSQASEHIPPGYEAVSLLEALNGPLSTSSVVPPPLHSGPSQVTGVLPPYSSEPHPAPTRSLSPLDQSNSSQGLKLKKSGSKSLSQNSSVLPEEEDEKSCSESDACRPKLAVDQQECGVTPDSENLTLSSSGAIDQSPCTGTPLSSTITSPEDPVSSSLAQSVMSMASSHSQHSHISADTMSSMSGSYLAGAEAEPAGADEVGEVDGEEDRDAPMESRAAPHQDGEFSRESKGHNYSMAVEEQDSEGNDVTEEDCSSPSNGKGGRSRCPELANNNQGVAHCDTPSLGLDNEQAPDSRFADEESCPVHIED, encoded by the exons GGAGTTACTTCGCCAACCACTTCATCATGGGAGGGGAGAAGTTTGACTCCACCCATCCAGAGGGGTACCTGTTCGGGGAAAACACAGATCTTAACTTCCTGGGGAGCAGACCAGTAGCA TTCCCRtatgcagctcctccacctcaGGAACCAGTAAAGACGCTACGAAGCCTTATAAACATTCGGAAGGATACGCTGCGGCTCGTGAG GTGTAGTGAGGACCTGAAGCTGCCAGGCGACGAGGCGGCGGGAAAGAACAGGGCGTGCTACAACGTAGAGTTCACCTTCGACGCCGACACACAGGTTGCCATCACCATTTACTACCAGGCCATAGAGGAGTTTCACAACGGAGTGCCAGT TTACCTGCCACAGGACAGCTCGCTGCAGTCGGAAACGGTGCATTTTAAGAGGGGAGTTTGCCAACAGTTCTGTCTGCCCTCACATACCGTCAACCTCAGCGAATGGGCGGACGAGGAG CTGCTGTTTGATATGGACAAGGAGATCTTCCCTATGGTCGTCCAGGCTGTCGTAGACGAGGGAGAAG ATCATTTGGGCCACTCTCACATCCTGCTGGCTACGTTTGAAAAG CATATGGATGGGAGTTACTGTGTAAAACCTCTGAAGCAGAAGCAAGTG GTGGACGGAGTTAGCTACCTGCTGCAGGAGATCTATGGGATCGAGAACAAATACAACAGTCAGGAATCAAAG GTGGCCGACGACGAGATCAGCGACAACAGCGCCGAGTGYGTAGTGTGCTTGTCTGATGTGCGAGACACCCTCATCCTCCCGTGCAGGCACCTGTGTCTCTGCAACGCCTGCGCAGACACGCTGCGYTACCAAGCAAACTGCTGCCCTATCTGCAGGCTGC CCTTTAGAGCTCTGCTGCAAATTCGAGCAATGAGGAAGAAGCTCAGTCCTCTGTCGCCCACCAGCTTTAACCCCGTCATCACCTCCCAGACGTCGGACTCGGAGGAACATTCG CAGGCGTCCGAGCATATCCCGCCTGGCTATGAGGCCGTTTCTCTCCTGGAGGCGCTGAACGGCCCTCTGAGCACGTCCTCGGtggttcctcctcctctccattcGGGTCCCAGCCAAGTAACCGGGGTGCTGCCRCCGTACAGCAGCGAGCCCCACCCWGCGCCGACCCGATCCCTCTCGCCTCTCGACCAGTCCAACTCCAGTCAGGGATTAAAGCTAAAAAAGAGTGGCTCAAA atCACTTTCCCAGAATTCCTCTGTGCTTCCGGAAGAGGAGGACGAGAAATCTTGCAGTGAATCGGATGCGTGTCGTCCCAAACTGGCTGTGGACCAGCAGgag TGCGGCGTGACTCCAGACAGCGAGAACCTGACCCTCTCCTCGTCAGGAGCCATCGATCAGTCGCCCTGCACCGGCACCCCTCTGTCCTCCACCATCACCTCCCCTGAAG ACCCGGTGAGCAGCAGCCTGGCCCAGTCAGTAATGTCCATGGCCTCGTCCCACTCGCAGCACTCTCACATCAGTGCTGACACCATGTCCTCCATGTCAGGGTCCTACCTGGCCGGGGCCGAAGCGGAGCCTGCGGGGGCCGACGAGGTGGGCGAGGTGGACGGCGAGGAGGACCGAGACGCTCCCATGGAGAGCCGAGCTGCACCGCACCAGGACGGG GAGTTTTCTAGGGAGTCGAAGGGACACAATTACTCTATGGCTGTAGAGGAGCAGGATTCAGAG ggAAATGACGTAACAGAAGAGGATTGCTCCTCTCCATCAAATGGGAAAG GTGGGCGGAGCAGGTGTCCAGAGTTGGCCAATAACAATCAGGGCGTCGCCCACTGTGACACGCCCTCTTTGGGGTTGGATAATGAGCAGGCTCCCGACAGCCGATTCGCCG ATGAGGAGTCGTGCCCAGTGCACATTGAGGACTAG
- the rnf157 gene encoding RING finger protein 157 isoform X3 produces MGALTSRQNIGVEEVDIPSNSVYRYPPKSGSYFANHFIMGGEKFDSTHPEGYLFGENTDLNFLGSRPVAFPYAAPPPQEPVKTLRSLINIRKDTLRLVRCSEDLKLPGDEAAGKNRACYNVEFTFDADTQVAITIYYQAIEEFHNGVPVYLPQDSSLQSETVHFKRGVCQQFCLPSHTVNLSEWADEELLFDMDKEIFPMVVQAVVDEGEDHLGHSHILLATFEKHMDGSYCVKPLKQKQVVDGVSYLLQEIYGIENKYNSQESKVADDEISDNSAECVVCLSDVRDTLILPCRHLCLCNACADTLRYQANCCPICRLPFRALLQIRAMRKKLSPLSPTSFNPVITSQTSDSEEHSQASEHIPPGYEAVSLLEALNGPLSTSSVVPPPLHSGPSQVTGVLPPYSSEPHPAPTRSLSPLDQSNSSQGLKLKKSGSKSLSQNSSVLPEEEDEKSCSESDACRPKLAVDQQECGVTPDSENLTLSSSGAIDQSPCTGTPLSSTITSPEGSYLAGAEAEPAGADEVGEVDGEEDRDAPMESRAAPHQDGEFSRESKGHNYSMAVEEQDSEGNDVTEEDCSSPSNGKGGRSRCPELANNNQGVAHCDTPSLGLDNEQAPDSRFADFMYLGGFRPALDPLSHHISTSNINLAEQGAENRDGQSPRHPRRGPLIV; encoded by the exons GGAGTTACTTCGCCAACCACTTCATCATGGGAGGGGAGAAGTTTGACTCCACCCATCCAGAGGGGTACCTGTTCGGGGAAAACACAGATCTTAACTTCCTGGGGAGCAGACCAGTAGCA TTCCCRtatgcagctcctccacctcaGGAACCAGTAAAGACGCTACGAAGCCTTATAAACATTCGGAAGGATACGCTGCGGCTCGTGAG GTGTAGTGAGGACCTGAAGCTGCCAGGCGACGAGGCGGCGGGAAAGAACAGGGCGTGCTACAACGTAGAGTTCACCTTCGACGCCGACACACAGGTTGCCATCACCATTTACTACCAGGCCATAGAGGAGTTTCACAACGGAGTGCCAGT TTACCTGCCACAGGACAGCTCGCTGCAGTCGGAAACGGTGCATTTTAAGAGGGGAGTTTGCCAACAGTTCTGTCTGCCCTCACATACCGTCAACCTCAGCGAATGGGCGGACGAGGAG CTGCTGTTTGATATGGACAAGGAGATCTTCCCTATGGTCGTCCAGGCTGTCGTAGACGAGGGAGAAG ATCATTTGGGCCACTCTCACATCCTGCTGGCTACGTTTGAAAAG CATATGGATGGGAGTTACTGTGTAAAACCTCTGAAGCAGAAGCAAGTG GTGGACGGAGTTAGCTACCTGCTGCAGGAGATCTATGGGATCGAGAACAAATACAACAGTCAGGAATCAAAG GTGGCCGACGACGAGATCAGCGACAACAGCGCCGAGTGYGTAGTGTGCTTGTCTGATGTGCGAGACACCCTCATCCTCCCGTGCAGGCACCTGTGTCTCTGCAACGCCTGCGCAGACACGCTGCGYTACCAAGCAAACTGCTGCCCTATCTGCAGGCTGC CCTTTAGAGCTCTGCTGCAAATTCGAGCAATGAGGAAGAAGCTCAGTCCTCTGTCGCCCACCAGCTTTAACCCCGTCATCACCTCCCAGACGTCGGACTCGGAGGAACATTCG CAGGCGTCCGAGCATATCCCGCCTGGCTATGAGGCCGTTTCTCTCCTGGAGGCGCTGAACGGCCCTCTGAGCACGTCCTCGGtggttcctcctcctctccattcGGGTCCCAGCCAAGTAACCGGGGTGCTGCCRCCGTACAGCAGCGAGCCCCACCCWGCGCCGACCCGATCCCTCTCGCCTCTCGACCAGTCCAACTCCAGTCAGGGATTAAAGCTAAAAAAGAGTGGCTCAAA atCACTTTCCCAGAATTCCTCTGTGCTTCCGGAAGAGGAGGACGAGAAATCTTGCAGTGAATCGGATGCGTGTCGTCCCAAACTGGCTGTGGACCAGCAGgag TGCGGCGTGACTCCAGACAGCGAGAACCTGACCCTCTCCTCGTCAGGAGCCATCGATCAGTCGCCCTGCACCGGCACCCCTCTGTCCTCCACCATCACCTCCCCTGAAG GGTCCTACCTGGCCGGGGCCGAAGCGGAGCCTGCGGGGGCCGACGAGGTGGGCGAGGTGGACGGCGAGGAGGACCGAGACGCTCCCATGGAGAGCCGAGCTGCACCGCACCAGGACGGG GAGTTTTCTAGGGAGTCGAAGGGACACAATTACTCTATGGCTGTAGAGGAGCAGGATTCAGAG ggAAATGACGTAACAGAAGAGGATTGCTCCTCTCCATCAAATGGGAAAG GTGGGCGGAGCAGGTGTCCAGAGTTGGCCAATAACAATCAGGGCGTCGCCCACTGTGACACGCCCTCTTTGGGGTTGGATAATGAGCAGGCTCCCGACAGCCGATTCGCCG ACTTCATGTATCTCGGGGGCTTCAGGCCTGCTCTCGATCCGCTCTCCCACCACATCTCCACCAGCAACATTAACCTGGCGGAGCAGGGGGCGGAGAACAGGGACGGCCAGAGTCCCAGACATCCCCGCCGCGGACCGCTCATCGTGTAA
- the rnf157 gene encoding RING finger protein 157 isoform X1, translating to MGALTSRQNIGVEEVDIPSNSVYRYPPKSGSYFANHFIMGGEKFDSTHPEGYLFGENTDLNFLGSRPVAFPYAAPPPQEPVKTLRSLINIRKDTLRLVRCSEDLKLPGDEAAGKNRACYNVEFTFDADTQVAITIYYQAIEEFHNGVPVYLPQDSSLQSETVHFKRGVCQQFCLPSHTVNLSEWADEELLFDMDKEIFPMVVQAVVDEGEDHLGHSHILLATFEKHMDGSYCVKPLKQKQVVDGVSYLLQEIYGIENKYNSQESKVADDEISDNSAECVVCLSDVRDTLILPCRHLCLCNACADTLRYQANCCPICRLPFRALLQIRAMRKKLSPLSPTSFNPVITSQTSDSEEHSQASEHIPPGYEAVSLLEALNGPLSTSSVVPPPLHSGPSQVTGVLPPYSSEPHPAPTRSLSPLDQSNSSQGLKLKKSGSKSLSQNSSVLPEEEDEKSCSESDACRPKLAVDQQECGVTPDSENLTLSSSGAIDQSPCTGTPLSSTITSPEDPVSSSLAQSVMSMASSHSQHSHISADTMSSMSGSYLAGAEAEPAGADEVGEVDGEEDRDAPMESRAAPHQDGEFSRESKGHNYSMAVEEQDSEGNDVTEEDCSSPSNGKGGRSRCPELANNNQGVAHCDTPSLGLDNEQAPDSRFADFMYLGGFRPALDPLSHHISTSNINLAEQGAENRDGQSPRHPRRGPLIV from the exons GGAGTTACTTCGCCAACCACTTCATCATGGGAGGGGAGAAGTTTGACTCCACCCATCCAGAGGGGTACCTGTTCGGGGAAAACACAGATCTTAACTTCCTGGGGAGCAGACCAGTAGCA TTCCCRtatgcagctcctccacctcaGGAACCAGTAAAGACGCTACGAAGCCTTATAAACATTCGGAAGGATACGCTGCGGCTCGTGAG GTGTAGTGAGGACCTGAAGCTGCCAGGCGACGAGGCGGCGGGAAAGAACAGGGCGTGCTACAACGTAGAGTTCACCTTCGACGCCGACACACAGGTTGCCATCACCATTTACTACCAGGCCATAGAGGAGTTTCACAACGGAGTGCCAGT TTACCTGCCACAGGACAGCTCGCTGCAGTCGGAAACGGTGCATTTTAAGAGGGGAGTTTGCCAACAGTTCTGTCTGCCCTCACATACCGTCAACCTCAGCGAATGGGCGGACGAGGAG CTGCTGTTTGATATGGACAAGGAGATCTTCCCTATGGTCGTCCAGGCTGTCGTAGACGAGGGAGAAG ATCATTTGGGCCACTCTCACATCCTGCTGGCTACGTTTGAAAAG CATATGGATGGGAGTTACTGTGTAAAACCTCTGAAGCAGAAGCAAGTG GTGGACGGAGTTAGCTACCTGCTGCAGGAGATCTATGGGATCGAGAACAAATACAACAGTCAGGAATCAAAG GTGGCCGACGACGAGATCAGCGACAACAGCGCCGAGTGYGTAGTGTGCTTGTCTGATGTGCGAGACACCCTCATCCTCCCGTGCAGGCACCTGTGTCTCTGCAACGCCTGCGCAGACACGCTGCGYTACCAAGCAAACTGCTGCCCTATCTGCAGGCTGC CCTTTAGAGCTCTGCTGCAAATTCGAGCAATGAGGAAGAAGCTCAGTCCTCTGTCGCCCACCAGCTTTAACCCCGTCATCACCTCCCAGACGTCGGACTCGGAGGAACATTCG CAGGCGTCCGAGCATATCCCGCCTGGCTATGAGGCCGTTTCTCTCCTGGAGGCGCTGAACGGCCCTCTGAGCACGTCCTCGGtggttcctcctcctctccattcGGGTCCCAGCCAAGTAACCGGGGTGCTGCCRCCGTACAGCAGCGAGCCCCACCCWGCGCCGACCCGATCCCTCTCGCCTCTCGACCAGTCCAACTCCAGTCAGGGATTAAAGCTAAAAAAGAGTGGCTCAAA atCACTTTCCCAGAATTCCTCTGTGCTTCCGGAAGAGGAGGACGAGAAATCTTGCAGTGAATCGGATGCGTGTCGTCCCAAACTGGCTGTGGACCAGCAGgag TGCGGCGTGACTCCAGACAGCGAGAACCTGACCCTCTCCTCGTCAGGAGCCATCGATCAGTCGCCCTGCACCGGCACCCCTCTGTCCTCCACCATCACCTCCCCTGAAG ACCCGGTGAGCAGCAGCCTGGCCCAGTCAGTAATGTCCATGGCCTCGTCCCACTCGCAGCACTCTCACATCAGTGCTGACACCATGTCCTCCATGTCAGGGTCCTACCTGGCCGGGGCCGAAGCGGAGCCTGCGGGGGCCGACGAGGTGGGCGAGGTGGACGGCGAGGAGGACCGAGACGCTCCCATGGAGAGCCGAGCTGCACCGCACCAGGACGGG GAGTTTTCTAGGGAGTCGAAGGGACACAATTACTCTATGGCTGTAGAGGAGCAGGATTCAGAG ggAAATGACGTAACAGAAGAGGATTGCTCCTCTCCATCAAATGGGAAAG GTGGGCGGAGCAGGTGTCCAGAGTTGGCCAATAACAATCAGGGCGTCGCCCACTGTGACACGCCCTCTTTGGGGTTGGATAATGAGCAGGCTCCCGACAGCCGATTCGCCG ACTTCATGTATCTCGGGGGCTTCAGGCCTGCTCTCGATCCGCTCTCCCACCACATCTCCACCAGCAACATTAACCTGGCGGAGCAGGGGGCGGAGAACAGGGACGGCCAGAGTCCCAGACATCCCCGCCGCGGACCGCTCATCGTGTAA